A genomic window from Babylonia areolata isolate BAREFJ2019XMU chromosome 9, ASM4173473v1, whole genome shotgun sequence includes:
- the LOC143285868 gene encoding uncharacterized protein LOC143285868 isoform X2, which produces MKGLSLFVGGVPVVLLLAACTLSLEVHPTDNAVNVCADKDTMSQLLLQLVSTMDRLASLDQRFDNLEQKVDNLKQKLDNHDQSLNNLNQRVDNLGTGLHQKLDRLADRPDSLVTPINNVTSPVIDIETPATPKQPEMPFRIRRVQKTETSGSTW; this is translated from the exons ATGAAAGGGTTGTCGCTGTTTGTCGGTGGAGTTCCTGTGGTCCTGTTGTTGGCGGCCTGTACCCTGTCCCTCGAAGTGCATCCCACTGATAATGCTGTCAACGTCTGTGCAGACAAAGATACT ATGTCGCAACTCCTGCTTCAACTCGTCTCAACTATGGATCGCCTGGCGTCACTGGACCAGAGGTTCGACAACTTGGAGCAGAAAGTGGACAACTTGAAGCAAAAGCTGGACAACCACGACCAGAGCCTGAACAATCTGAACCAGAGGGTGGACAACCTGGGCACGGGCCTGCACCAGAAGCTGGACCGACTTGCAGACAGACCGGACAGCCTGGTCACTCCAATTAAT AACGTGACGTCACCAGTCATTGACATTGAGACTCCTGCCACGCCGAAG CAACCTGAAATGCCGTTCAGAATTAGGCgagtgcaaaagacagaaacgAGCGGTTCTACATGGTGA
- the LOC143285867 gene encoding uncharacterized protein LOC143285867, which yields MHDFPGTVDFKVPKRPRMKGPLVIFTLPDVSATMVLDLNNTEDSIDLPRIEFVAAQGEDIKYKPGQPIEFNVTFTIDGVGMDNIASDRAYFRILIRSDTQDHVVDRYDPTRDPNSQVVLSVKDLGGPMGDRQAKLTLISAKEDPEGLMTVMYKVHFNSSANLPLSWLSYQFAVTFYQEGHEGPFPKGYMGFVHDTSFDNSRVQCEAGSHDCVLLCEALGDEVTDIQITVMTDQGPDSSLSNTVTFTEGLASAEVHVRNVTSEDAGYFHCTAKSPTQQIIRVLEMEIVKIAKINEELSNATLFDNGTMLVTCVAEGTPAPNVTFPHRHDQNDVHVTHPSQSQTRADLFIHEIENHSSSFICQASNTERAGILGDDFFNIMYTPPVYSYH from the exons ATGCACGATTTTCCGGGAACGGTAGATTTTAAAGTTCCCAAACGTCCCAGAATGAAAGGTCCTCTTGTCATCTTCACCCTCCCGGACGTCAGTGCTACAATGGTGCTGGATCTGAACAACACTGAAGACTCCATCGACCTCCCGCGCATCGAGTTCGTGGCAGCACAAGGCGAGGATATCAAGTACAAACCCGGACAACCGATCGAGTTCAATGTCACCTTCACCATTGATGGGGTGGGCATGGACAACATAGCCTCCGACAGAGCTTACTTTCGGATTCTCATCCGCTCAGACACGCAAGACCATGTGGTGGATCGTTACGATCCCACCCGAGATCCTAATTCCCAGGTGGTGCTATCGGTGAAGGATTTGGGGGGGCCTATGGGAGACCGCCAAGCTAAACTCACACTCATCTCTGCGAAAGAAGATCCGGAGGGCCTAATGACGGTGATGTACAAAGTTCATTTCAACAGCTCTGCCAACCTCCCCCTATCCTGGCTGAGTTATCAATTCGCTGTCACGTTTTACCAAGAGGGTCACGAGGGGCCTTTCCCAAAGGGCTACATGGGCTTCGTGCATGACACTTCCTTTGATAATTCCCGCGTCCAGTGTGAAGCCGGCTCACACGACTGCGTCCTCCTCTGCGAAGCGTTGGGAGACgaggtgacagacatacagatcacGGTGATGACAGACCAAGGGCCGGACTCCTCACTCTCCAACACCGTGACGTTCACCGAAGGATTGGCCAGTGCCGAGGTGCACGTGCGCAATGTCACTTCAGAAGACGCCGGGTACTTCCACTGCACAGCGAAGTCACCGACACAGCAAATCATCCGGGTCCTTGAGATGGAAATCGTGAAGATAGCCAAGATCAACGAAGAACTGTCTAATGCAACACTGTTCGACAATGGA ACTATGTTGGTGACGTGCGTTGCCGAAGGGACACCAGCACCGAACGTCACATTTCCTCATAGGCATGACCAGAATGACGTCCACGTGACACACCCCAGCCAATCGCAAACCAGAGCAGATCTGTTCATTCACGAGATCGAGAATCACTCATCCAGTTTCATTTGCCAAGCCTCGAACACTGAGAGGGCAGGCATACTTGGGGACGATTTCTTTAACATCATGTACACCCCGCCGGTATATTCTTATCACTAA
- the LOC143285868 gene encoding uncharacterized protein LOC143285868 isoform X1 codes for MKGLSLFVGGVPVVLLLAACTLSLEVHPTDNAVNVCADKDTMSQLLLQLVSTMDRLASLDQRFDNLEQKVDNLKQKLDNHDQSLNNLNQRVDNLGTGLHQKLDRLADRPDSLVTPINNVTSPVIDIETPATPKHVTSPVIDIETPATPKQPEMPFRIRRVQKTETSGSTW; via the exons ATGAAAGGGTTGTCGCTGTTTGTCGGTGGAGTTCCTGTGGTCCTGTTGTTGGCGGCCTGTACCCTGTCCCTCGAAGTGCATCCCACTGATAATGCTGTCAACGTCTGTGCAGACAAAGATACT ATGTCGCAACTCCTGCTTCAACTCGTCTCAACTATGGATCGCCTGGCGTCACTGGACCAGAGGTTCGACAACTTGGAGCAGAAAGTGGACAACTTGAAGCAAAAGCTGGACAACCACGACCAGAGCCTGAACAATCTGAACCAGAGGGTGGACAACCTGGGCACGGGCCTGCACCAGAAGCTGGACCGACTTGCAGACAGACCGGACAGCCTGGTCACTCCAATTAAT AACGTGACGTCACCAGTCATTGACATTGAGACTCCTGCCACGCCGAAG CACGTGACGTCACCAGTCATTGACATTGAGACTCCTGCCACGCCGAAG CAACCTGAAATGCCGTTCAGAATTAGGCgagtgcaaaagacagaaacgAGCGGTTCTACATGGTGA